The nucleotide window CGAGGACGGTGCGAGCACTGTCGGTGACGGGAAACAACTTGCCGCTCTCTTCGCGCTTCAGTTCGACATCCAGGGAGGCAAACCAACGGCAGGTCGCCGCGACGTCGAAGGCCGCCAGCACGTTGCGGATGACGTTGCGGGAGCCGTTGAAGTCGAGCGGACTGACCTCGGCATGCGTGACGTTACAGCGGCCGCCGCCGGAGACGAGGATCTTCGCCCCGATGGACGCGGCGCCTTCGAGCACGATGATCCGTGACTGCCGCCCCGCTCCGGCGCCTTGCCGGCAGGTGTCGCCGGCGAAGATGGCGGCCGCGAGACCCGCGGCTCCCGCCCCGACGATGACGATGTCGTAGGTCTCCATGGTTGCCGCGGCATCTTAGCAGACGGTGGCCGCCACTTCCTTTCTTGCGGCGGCCCCGGCCGTCATGATTCACTCTGGGCTCGATGGCTTCCACGAGCCTCGCGGCAAGTGTCACAAAGGAGGACCGAGTATGATTCGAGGGATTCACCATACCGCCATCTCGACCGGCAACCTGGACCGGGCGCTGGAGTTTTACCGCGATCTTCTGGGTTTCCCCGTGATCTCCGAATTCGCCTGGCCTGCAGGCACGGAGCCCGCCGACCGCATCACCGGGCTGAAGAACTCTGCTGCCCGCGCGGCGATGCTGCGGGCC belongs to Candidatus Binatia bacterium and includes:
- a CDS encoding VOC family protein, with protein sequence MIRGIHHTAISTGNLDRALEFYRDLLGFPVISEFAWPAGTEPADRITGLKNSAARAAMLRAGNAIIELFQYESPTPRSGDPRRPVCDHGITHICLDVKDLDGEYERLKAAGMTFHCPPQDVG